The genomic region CGACGCCTCCGACCTGCACGGGCAGGCGATCCGCCACCGCGACGGCACGCGCATCGCGGTTTTTGCGGGCGGGGTTTGGCTGACGACCCTCGACCAAAGGGATTTTCTACCCGCCCTGGCCGCCCTAACGACCGCCTTTCTGCGCCATGCCGCTCCGGGGAAACGGATGCGGGCGCTGGTGGCGCGGATCGGCGCCTCCGGTCTGCTTGCGGCGGCGGGGGTGACCGCCGATGGTATCGCCCCAGCGATACCTGGCAGCCCGTCCCTGCCACGTCTTGGCGCTTGGCCGTTGCAGGCCTTACCCTTCCTGCTCGTCGGCGTGCCGTTCGGGCGGATGTCCAGCGCGCAGGCCCGGCTCTTGGCAGACCTTGCGCCCGAGATTCGCCTCACCCCCTGGCGCTGCCTAGCACTGCCCCATGCCCTTACCGCCGCCGACCGGCTGGCCGATGCGGGCTTTCTGCTGACGCCCGACGCGCCGCTTTATGCCGTCGCCGCCTGCCCAGGGGCGCCGGCCTGCGCCAGCGGCACGACGCCGACCCAGGCCGACGCAACGGCACTCGCCGATCTACTGCCGCCCAATCCCGTTGCGGAAACCCTGCTGCATGTTTCCGGCTGCGCCAAAGGCTGTGCCCATCCGCGCCGCGCCCCCGTTACACTCGTTGCCCGGGATGGCGCCTATGATGTGGTGTTGAACGGCACCGCCGCCGATCCGCCCGCCGCCACCGGCCTTGATCTACCGCGCCTCCGCGCCTTCCTCTCCCATCGGTTTTCGATCCCCCATGCCTGACCCGACCGCCTATATCCGCGATGGCGCCGAGATTTACCGGCAATCCTTCGCCACTATCCGCCGCGAAGCCGATCTCTCGGCCTTCTCTGCCGACGAAGAAGGCGTCGCCGTGCGCATTATCCACGCCTGCGGCATGGTGGAGATTACCGAGGCGCTCGCCTTCACCACCGGTGCGGTCGCGGCGGGGCGGGCGGCGTTGGCGGCAGGCAAGCCGATCCTCTGCGATGCCAAGATGGTCGCCTATGGCGTCACCCGCGCCCGGCTTCCGGCGCAAAACCAGGTGCTCTGTTTGCTCGACGATCCGCAGGTGCCCGGTCTCGCCGCGCAAGCGGGGACGACGCGCAGCGCCGCCGCCGTCGATCTGTGGCTGCCGCATCTCGACGGGGCCGTGGTCGCCATCGGCAATGCGCCGACCGCGCTGTTTCATCTGTTGGATCGGATTGCGGCAGGCGCGCCCCGCCCCGCCGTCATCCTCGGCATGCCGGTCGGCTTTATCGGCGCGGCAGAATCGAAAGAAGCGCTGCTGGCAAGCGGTCTGCCCGCCCTTGTGGTGCGCGGGCGGCGCGGCGGCAGCGCGATGGCGGCGGCGGCCGTGAATGCTTTGGCGAGTACGGCGGAATGAGCGGCACCCTCTATGGCGTCGGCCTCGGCCCCGGCGATCCCGAGCTTTTGACCGTCAAAGCCGTGCGCGTGCTGCAAGCGGTGCCGGTCGTCAGCTTCTTTGCTAAGGCGGGGCGGCGCGGCAATGCACGGGCGATCCTCGACGGTTGGTTGACGCCGGTCCAGACGGAAGAGCCGCTGTACTATCCCGTCACCACCGAAATCCCCGTCGGAGAGGATGCCTATACCGAGGCCCTGCGCGGGTTCTATGCCGAGGCTGCGGAGCGGCTGGCCGCCCATCTAAGCGCCGGGCGCGATGTGGCCCTGGCGTCCGAGGGCGACCCGCTTTTCTACGGCTCCTTCATGCACCTCTACGTGCGCCTCAGAGATCGTTTTCCGACGCAGATCATCCCTGGCGTCCCCAGCATGGCGGGCTGCTGGGCCGCCGCCGGGCTGCCGATGACCTGGGGCGACGATACGCTGACCATTCTCGCGGGTACCCAGCCACAGAGCGATCTCACGGCAAAATTGCAGACCAGCGAGGCGGCGGTCATCATGAAGGTCGGGCGCAACCTGCCGAAAATCCGGGCGGCACTGGCCGACGCCGGGCGGTTGGCGGCGGCGGTCTATGTCGCGCGCGGGACGATGGCGGGGCAGGAAGTGTGCCCGCTGACCGCCAAGACGGACGATACCGCCCCCTATTTCTCACTAGTGCTGGTTCCCGGCAACGGGCGGCGACCATGAGCGGCTGGCTGCGCATCCTCGGCCTTGGCCCCGGCAATCCCGCCTGGATTACGCCGGAAACCACAGCCTTGCTTGCCGAGGCGACGGATGTGATCGGCTACGCCCCCTATCTTGCGCGCCTGCGCCTGAGGCTCGGTCAAATCGCCCACGGCAGCGATAATCGGGTGGAGATAGACCGGGCGCGGCTGGCGTTGGCGATGGCTGCCGCCGGGCAGCGGGTCGCGGTGGTGTCGGGCGGCGATCCGGGGATTTTTGCGATGGCCGCCGCCGTTTTCGAAGCGCTGGAGGCCGGGCCTCTGGCGTGGCGGGCTATCGACATCGCCGTCCATCCCGGCGTATCTGCCATGCAGGCCGCCGCCGCCCGCTTGGGGGCACCCTTGGGGCATGATTTCTGCGTGATCTCGCTCTCCGACAACCTCAAACCCTGGACCATCCTCGAAAAACGGCTCGACGCTGTTGCCGCCGGGGATTTTGTCCTAGCGCTCTATAACCCCGCCTCCAAGGCCCGGCCGGACCGGCTGCACCAGGCTTTCGCGCGGCTGCGAACTCTCAAAGCCCGGGAGACGCCCGTTGCCTTCGCCCGGGCCATCGGGCGCGCCGATGAAAGCCTGTTCATCACCACCCTCGCCGAGGCCGACGCGGCGCGCGCCGATATGGCAACCTTGGTGCTGATCGGCTCCAGCGAAACCCGCTGGATCGCAACGCCGGGTGGCGGCTGGCTCTATACTCCGCGCACCTATGGGGCCGGACGATGAAGCCAGTCCAGCACCGCCGCAAGATCGTGGAACTGCCGCAGCGATGGATCGGGTGGTGCCGCCACCATGATCACCGTCAGCCCCAAGGACCGTGCGGCGGCGATTTTGCCGTAAGTCGCGGCCCCGCCGCTATTCTTGCTGACCAGAACCTCGATCCGCTCCCGCTGCATCAGGTCGCGGTCTGCCGCCTCGGTGAAAGGGCCGCGCGCGGGCAGCAACCGCAGATGCGGCAGGGCGGGCAGCGGGTCGGGCGGATCGATGATCCGCAGCAGATAGGCGTGCTGCGGGGCGGCTTCGAAGGCGGCGACCTGCAAGCGCCCGATGGTCAGAAACACCCGGCGGGGCGGCGTCCCCAGGGCACGGGCGGCGTCCGGCATGGTCGCGACGCGCTGCCAAATATCCCCCGGTTGCGCCGACCACGGCGGGCGGGTGAAGCGGGCGAGCGGTATCCCCGCGCCCTCGCACGCCGCGACGGCATTGCGGGTCATCTGCTCGGCGAACGGATGGGTGGCGTCGATCACCCGGTCGATGGCCTCGGCCCGCAGATAAGCGCGCAAGCCATCGACCCCGCCGAAGCCGCCCAGGCGATAGGCGGTCGGCGGCAGGTCGGGCGCGCGGGTGCGCCCGGCCAGCGACAGGATCGGCGTCACGTGCGGCACCGAGGCGAGGGCAACCAGCAGGGCCATCGCCTCCGTCGTGCCACCCAGCAGCAGAATACGCATGCGAAGGGCCTTTCCCATGACTGAAGCCGCGTGGCTTTCCCTTATCGGGATCGGGGCAGACGGGGAAGCGGGATTATCGCCCGCCGCCCGCCAATTACTGACCGAGGCGGCGGTGATTTACGGCGGACCCCGGCATCTGGCGATGCTGCCGGACGTGCCAGGGGAGAAACGCCCCTGGCCCCGCCCGTTCGAGGAGTTTTATCCAGTGCTGCCAACCTTGCGCGGGCGGAAGGTCTGCGTGCTGGCCTCCGGCGATCCCTTCTATTTCGGCGTCGGCAGTGTGATTGCCGAGCGGTTGGCGCCGGGGGAATATCGCTGTCTACCCGCCCCTTCCTCCCTCGCGTTGGCTGCCGCGCGCCTGGGGTGGGCGCAGCAGGAGGCTACCGCCGTTTCCCTGCACGGGCGCCCGCTGCACCGGATCATCCCGCATCTGACCCCGAAAGCCCGGCTGCTGGTGCTGTCCTGGGACGGTACAACCCCCGCCAACCTGGGAGCATTGCTCACCGCGCGCGGCTTCGGCCCCTCGCGGCTTTGGGTGCTGGAAAATCTGGGCGGGCCAGAGGAGCGCATCACCGAAGCGCGCGCCGATGCGGTGCCGGAACGCGCTTTCGCCGCCCTTAACCTGATCGCCCTGGACGTTGCTGCAACCCCCGACGCCCGCATCCTGCCGCGCAGCCCCGGCCTGCCCGACGCTTGGTTCGCCCACGATGGGCAGATCTCCAAGCGGGCGGTTCGGGCGCTGACCCTCGCCGCCCTCGCCCCGAAACCGGGGGATGTGCTGTGGGATATCGGCGCGGGCAGCGGGTCTATCGGGATCGAATGGTTGCTGGCGGCGCCCACGGGCCGGGTGATCGCCATTGAACCGCGCGCCGACCGGGCGGCCTTCATTCGGGACAATGTCGCGCGCTTCGGCACACCGGAAATCGAGATCATTACAGGCCGCGCGCCGGATGCCCTGATCGGCCTGCCGCCCGCCGATGCCATCTTCGTCGGTGGGGGCGGGCCGGAGGTGATTGCCGCCGCCCTCGCCCACCGCCTGCCCGGCGCGCGGCTGGTCGCCAATGCCGTCACCCTGGAAAGCCAAGCGGCACTGATTGATCTGCACCGTCAGCATGGCGGGCAGTTGATGCAGATCGCGCTGGCGGAGAGCGCGCCGCTCGGCCCTTATCGCGGCTTCACCCCCGCCCGCCCGCTGCTGCATTGGTGTTTAGCATGAGAGCGATCGGGATCGGTTGCCGCGCCGGGCGCCCGGCAGAGGCGGTGCTGGCAGTCATTGCCCAAGCGATTGCCGGGCTATCACCAGGGCGCGGCCCGCTGATGATTTGCACCAGCGTGGCCAAACTCAGCGAACCGGGGATCGTGCAAGCCGCGCGCCGCTTGGGCCTGCCGCTGCACGGGTTCCCGCCCGATGTTTTGGCGGCAGAGCGGGCGCGGCTGGTGACCCTTTCGGCGCGGGTCGAAGCCGTGACCGGCCTGCCAGGGATCGCCGAAGCGGCGGCGCTGGCCGCGGTCGGGCCACTGGGAACCCTCATTCTGCCGCGCTTTAGTCTCGATGGCGTAACCGGCGCCGTTGCGGAGGATCGTCCATGACCGTTCATTTCATTGGGGCCGGGCCGGGGGCGCCGGATCTGATTACCCTGCGCGGGCGCGACCTGATCGCCCGCTGCCCCGTTTGCCTCTATGCCGGGTCGCTGGTGCCGGCAGCCCTGCTGGCCTATTGCCCGCCGGGGGCAAGGGTCATCAATACCGCGCCGCTCGATCTCGCCGCGATCATCGACGCTTGCGCCGAGGCGACCGCCCAAGGGCAGGATGTCGCCCGGCTGCATTCGGGCGACCTGTCGGTCTGGAGCGCGATGGGGGAGCAATTGCGCGAACTCGACGCGCGCGGCATCCCCTATAGCATCACCCCCGGGGTGCCGTCCTTCGCCGCCGCAGCAGCAGCTTTGGGGCGGGAGTTGACGGTGCCGGAAGTGGCGCAATCCCTTGTGCTCACCCGTACCTCGGGCCGCGCCTCCGCCATGCCGCCGGGCGAAACCCTCAGCAATTTCGCCCAAACGGGGGCGACGCTGGCCATCCATCTGTCGATCCATGTGTTGTCGCAGGTGGTGGCGGAGCTAACGCCCTATTACGGCCCCAACTGCCCGGCGGCCATCGTCTTCCGTGCCTCCTGGCCCGATGAAATCATTCTGCGCGGCACCCTGGAAACGCTGGACGCCCAAGCCGCCGCAACGCCGATGGAGCGCACGGCCTTGATCCTCGTCGGCCCCGGCTTGGGTGCGCGCGATTTCCGCCCCAGCGCACTCTATAGCGCCGACTACGACCGGCGCTTTCGGCCTCAGCGGGCGTCAGAATGAGGCAGCGCCCGCAAACCGGTCGCAGCGCGAAGAATGCCTTGCCGGTCAACGATCATGATCTCCAGCCGCCCCGCTGTCAGTACGGGCGCCGCCGCACGCCACGCCGCCTCGGCTACCGCCGCCGCCAGATCAACGCCCGCCGCATCGGCCTGTTCCAATGCATCGAGCGCGCTATTCGCCGCCCGTATGCCGGGGCGCAGCGCCTCCGGTACCAACCCGGCCAGCCAATCGAGATCGACGCTCCCGCGTTTCGAATGCAGGTCGAGCAGCCCTTGCCCGAGCTTGGTCATCTTGGCGAAACCGCCCGCAATCGTCACATCGGGCACCGGATGGCCGCGCAGATATTTCAGCAGCCCGCCGACGAAATCGCCCATATCGATCAAAGCAATCTCCGGCACGCCATAGAAAGCCTGCGCGGCTTTTTCGGAGGTATCGCCCGTCGCGCCGATCACATGGGTGAGCCCGGCAGCGCGCGCCACATCGACGCCGCGATGGATGGCGTGGATCCAGGCGGCGCAGGAATAGGGCACGACGATGCCGGTCGTTCCCAGGATCGACAGGCCGCCGAGGATCCCGAGGCGCCCGTTCATCGTGCGCTGTGCCAGTTTCTCCCCATCGGGAATGGCAATCTCGATGGCAAAATCAGCCGCAACCCCGCAGCGGGTGGCGAAGGCCGTCAGTTCGGCGACCATCATTTTGCGCGGTACGGGGTTGATGGCGGGTTCGCCCGGCGGCAGCGGCAGACCGGGGCGAGTGACCGTACCAACCCCCGGCCCGGCGATAAAGCTGATCCCGCTTCCGAGGGGGCGCCGGGTCACGGTGGCCAGGATCAAGGCGCCGTGGGTGACATCGGGATCGTCGCCCGCGTCCTTAATAATCCCAACGCGCGCCCCGCCCCCCGTCCGCTCGGCGCAGGCCAAGGCGAAGGCGGGGGTTTGTCCGCCCGGCAGGGTGATGCTAACCGGATCGGGGAACGCGCCCGTCAGCAGCCCTTCTACTGCCGCGCGCGCCGCCGCCGTGGCGCAGGCGCCGGTCGTCCAGCCGGGGCGCAGGGTCGCGGGATCGGGCAGATCATCTTCCATGCGGACAGGCATAGCGCCGCCGCCCCCTTCCTTCAAAGAGGCAAATGCTGTGATTGAAACGCCCGACTTCGCCCCCGGCACCGTTTGGCTGGTGGGGGCCGGGCCGGGCGACCCTGGCCTGTTGACACTGCATGCGCTGAACGCCCTGAAAGCGGCGGAGATTGTGATCTATGACGCGCTGGTTTCTCCCGCGATTCTCGACCTTATCCCGCCCGGCATCCCGCGCGAATATGCGGGCAAACGCGGCGGCAAACCTTCCCCCCAGCAGGCCGATATTTCTGCCCGGTTGATCGACCTCGCCCACGCGGGCAAGCGCATTGTGCGCCTGAAGGGCGGCGACCCTTTCGTCTTCGGGCGTGGGGGAGAGGAAGCCGCCACCCTCGCCGCCGCCGGGGTGCGCTTTCGGGTGATCCCTGGCGTTACCGCCGGTCTCGCGGGCCTTGCCTATGCGGGCATCCCAGCGACGACGCGCGACACTAACCCGGCGCTGGTGCTGGCGACCGGCCATCTGGCGGATGATAACCCCGGCGGCTTGGACTGGCGCGTGCTGGGGGCGAGCGACGTGCCCATTGTGCTGTATATGGGGTTATCGACCCTGCCCGCGATTGCCGAAAAACTACTGGCGGCGGGCCGCCCCCCGGGAACGCCTGCCGCCATTGTCACTAATGCCACCCTACCGACGCAGCAGGTGCTGGTCGCGCCGTTAAACCGCATCGCGGCAGAGACAAAGGCCGCCGGGCTAAAATCCCCAGCGCTGATCGCCATCGGGTCCATCGTCGCCCTGCGCGACACCCTGGCGCCCTGGCAAATCACCCTATGATCCCGCCCGGCCTGCTGATCGCCGCCCCACGCTCCGGCGCCGGAAAGACCACCATCAGCCTCGGGATTATGCGGGCGCTCACCCGGCAGGGGGTTGCCGTCGCGCCGGTGAAATGCGGGCCGGACTATATCGATCCCGCCTTCCATACCGCCGCCTGCGGACGGGCGGGGGTCAACCTCGATTCTTGGGCGATGGACGATACTCAGCGCGCTGCCCTGGCCACGCAAGCACTGACCGGGGCCGATCTTGCGGTGGGGGAGGCTTTGATGGGCCTCTTCGACGGCGTGCCCGGCCCAATCGGGCGCATGGGATCATCCGCCGATATTGCCGCGTCCCTCGGCTGGCCGGTGGTGCTGGTGCTGGACGTCAGCGGCCAATCGCAAACTGCCGCTGCCGTCGCGCTTGGCTTTCAGCGGTTCGATCCGCGCCTACAGGTGGCGGGGGTGATCCTCAACCGTCTCGGCAGCCCCCGGCACGAACGCTTGATCCGCGCGGCGATGGCGCCCCTTGGTCTGCCGATCCTCGGCGCCGTGCCCCGGACCGCCAGCATCGCGTTACCGGAACGGCACTTGGGCCTCGTTCAAGCCGGGGAAACCGCCGATCTAGCCGCGAAGCTCGATGCCCTGGCCGATCTAGCCGAAACCCATATCGATCTCGCCGCCCTCAGGTCGCTTGCCGCGCCAACGCGCGCGGCGGCTGCCCCCGCCCGCGCCGTACGGCCGCCGGGCCAGCGCATCGCCCTGGCGTGGGATGCCGCCTTCAGCTTTCTCTATCCACATCTGCTGATGCAATGGCGCGCGGCGGGGGCGGAGGTTTTGCCCTTCTCCCCGCTTGCCGACGAACCGCCCCCCGCGCATGCCGATTGCGTTTGGCTGCCGGGGGGCTATCCCGAACTCCACGCTGGGCGCTTGGCCCAGAATGCCGCGTTCCTGACCGGGCTGCGGCGGGCTGCGGACCGAGGGCCCGTCCACGGGGAGTGCGGCGGCTATATGGTCTTAGGAGAGAGTTTGATCGACGCGGCGGGGGTTACCCACCCGATGGCCGGGCTGCTGGGGCTTCAGAGTTCCTTTGCCACCCGCCGCATGACCTTGGGGTATCGCCGGGTCACCCTAAGCGCCGATGGTCCGCTGGGGGCAGCGGGAACACGTCTGCGCGGTCACGAGTTTCATTACGCGACCGTGCGCGATCTCGGCGGCGATCCGCCCTTCGCGACGGGGGAGGATGCTTACGGCAGCCCGCCGCAGGCGATGGGAAGCCGCCGGAATAGGGTTTCCGGCAGCTTCTTCCACGTTATCGCCCCCGAATAGCGGTTACTTCTGCGCCGCTAGGAACGCATCGATCCCGGCTTGGGCAACGTCCTGATCCTGCGCTGGGGTGCCGGAGCTAACGCCGATCCCGCCGACGACCGCGCCATCGACGATCACCGGGAGACCCCCGCCGACCACCATCAACCGCCCGCCGATGGCGGAGGCAATACCATAGGCCGGGGCGCCCGGCTGAGAGGCGGAGCCATATTCGTGCGTCGCCTTCTTGGCCGCCGAGGCGGTAAAGCTCTTGTCGATGGCAATGGTGATGGAGGTGACCTTGCCGCCGTCCATCCGGTCGAAGGCGATCAATTGACCGCAATCGTCGGTGATGGCGATGCACATCGGCACGCCAATCGCGGTGGCGCGGGCGCGCGCCGCCGTTAGCATCAAATGCGCATCGGCAAGGTCGAGGCGGGAGACAGTCATCATGGTCAGGCGGCCTTCTTCGCTTTGGCTTCC from Elstera cyanobacteriorum harbors:
- the cobG gene encoding precorrin-3B synthase, coding for MRRGWCPGALRPMQSGDGYILRLRPRGPALPGALLACLADLADRYGSGCLDLTSRANLQLRGVAATALAPLQAALGALGLLDPSEAREARRNILLSPLAGLDPTAVLDLRALHAALDFWLAETAELSALPGKFGFGLDEGGLLRLSPDASDLHGQAIRHRDGTRIAVFAGGVWLTTLDQRDFLPALAALTTAFLRHAAPGKRMRALVARIGASGLLAAAGVTADGIAPAIPGSPSLPRLGAWPLQALPFLLVGVPFGRMSSAQARLLADLAPEIRLTPWRCLALPHALTAADRLADAGFLLTPDAPLYAVAACPGAPACASGTTPTQADATALADLLPPNPVAETLLHVSGCAKGCAHPRRAPVTLVARDGAYDVVLNGTAADPPAATGLDLPRLRAFLSHRFSIPHA
- a CDS encoding precorrin-8X methylmutase: MPDPTAYIRDGAEIYRQSFATIRREADLSAFSADEEGVAVRIIHACGMVEITEALAFTTGAVAAGRAALAAGKPILCDAKMVAYGVTRARLPAQNQVLCLLDDPQVPGLAAQAGTTRSAAAVDLWLPHLDGAVVAIGNAPTALFHLLDRIAAGAPRPAVILGMPVGFIGAAESKEALLASGLPALVVRGRRGGSAMAAAAVNALASTAE
- a CDS encoding precorrin-2 C(20)-methyltransferase yields the protein MSGTLYGVGLGPGDPELLTVKAVRVLQAVPVVSFFAKAGRRGNARAILDGWLTPVQTEEPLYYPVTTEIPVGEDAYTEALRGFYAEAAERLAAHLSAGRDVALASEGDPLFYGSFMHLYVRLRDRFPTQIIPGVPSMAGCWAAAGLPMTWGDDTLTILAGTQPQSDLTAKLQTSEAAVIMKVGRNLPKIRAALADAGRLAAAVYVARGTMAGQEVCPLTAKTDDTAPYFSLVLVPGNGRRP
- the cobJ gene encoding precorrin-3B C(17)-methyltransferase, with the protein product MSGWLRILGLGPGNPAWITPETTALLAEATDVIGYAPYLARLRLRLGQIAHGSDNRVEIDRARLALAMAAAGQRVAVVSGGDPGIFAMAAAVFEALEAGPLAWRAIDIAVHPGVSAMQAAAARLGAPLGHDFCVISLSDNLKPWTILEKRLDAVAAGDFVLALYNPASKARPDRLHQAFARLRTLKARETPVAFARAIGRADESLFITTLAEADAARADMATLVLIGSSETRWIATPGGGWLYTPRTYGAGR
- a CDS encoding cobalt-precorrin-6A reductase; its protein translation is MRILLLGGTTEAMALLVALASVPHVTPILSLAGRTRAPDLPPTAYRLGGFGGVDGLRAYLRAEAIDRVIDATHPFAEQMTRNAVAACEGAGIPLARFTRPPWSAQPGDIWQRVATMPDAARALGTPPRRVFLTIGRLQVAAFEAAPQHAYLLRIIDPPDPLPALPHLRLLPARGPFTEAADRDLMQRERIEVLVSKNSGGAATYGKIAAARSLGLTVIMVAAPPDPSLRQFHDLAAVLDWLHRPAP
- the cbiE gene encoding precorrin-6y C5,15-methyltransferase (decarboxylating) subunit CbiE; the protein is MTEAAWLSLIGIGADGEAGLSPAARQLLTEAAVIYGGPRHLAMLPDVPGEKRPWPRPFEEFYPVLPTLRGRKVCVLASGDPFYFGVGSVIAERLAPGEYRCLPAPSSLALAAARLGWAQQEATAVSLHGRPLHRIIPHLTPKARLLVLSWDGTTPANLGALLTARGFGPSRLWVLENLGGPEERITEARADAVPERAFAALNLIALDVAATPDARILPRSPGLPDAWFAHDGQISKRAVRALTLAALAPKPGDVLWDIGAGSGSIGIEWLLAAPTGRVIAIEPRADRAAFIRDNVARFGTPEIEIITGRAPDALIGLPPADAIFVGGGGPEVIAAALAHRLPGARLVANAVTLESQAALIDLHRQHGGQLMQIALAESAPLGPYRGFTPARPLLHWCLA
- a CDS encoding cobalamin biosynthesis protein gives rise to the protein MRAIGIGCRAGRPAEAVLAVIAQAIAGLSPGRGPLMICTSVAKLSEPGIVQAARRLGLPLHGFPPDVLAAERARLVTLSARVEAVTGLPGIAEAAALAAVGPLGTLILPRFSLDGVTGAVAEDRP
- the cobM gene encoding precorrin-4 C(11)-methyltransferase, producing the protein MTVHFIGAGPGAPDLITLRGRDLIARCPVCLYAGSLVPAALLAYCPPGARVINTAPLDLAAIIDACAEATAQGQDVARLHSGDLSVWSAMGEQLRELDARGIPYSITPGVPSFAAAAAALGRELTVPEVAQSLVLTRTSGRASAMPPGETLSNFAQTGATLAIHLSIHVLSQVVAELTPYYGPNCPAAIVFRASWPDEIILRGTLETLDAQAAATPMERTALILVGPGLGARDFRPSALYSADYDRRFRPQRASE
- a CDS encoding cobalt-precorrin-5B (C(1))-methyltransferase, with amino-acid sequence MPVRMEDDLPDPATLRPGWTTGACATAAARAAVEGLLTGAFPDPVSITLPGGQTPAFALACAERTGGGARVGIIKDAGDDPDVTHGALILATVTRRPLGSGISFIAGPGVGTVTRPGLPLPPGEPAINPVPRKMMVAELTAFATRCGVAADFAIEIAIPDGEKLAQRTMNGRLGILGGLSILGTTGIVVPYSCAAWIHAIHRGVDVARAAGLTHVIGATGDTSEKAAQAFYGVPEIALIDMGDFVGGLLKYLRGHPVPDVTIAGGFAKMTKLGQGLLDLHSKRGSVDLDWLAGLVPEALRPGIRAANSALDALEQADAAGVDLAAAVAEAAWRAAAPVLTAGRLEIMIVDRQGILRAATGLRALPHSDAR
- the cobA gene encoding uroporphyrinogen-III C-methyltransferase — encoded protein: MIETPDFAPGTVWLVGAGPGDPGLLTLHALNALKAAEIVIYDALVSPAILDLIPPGIPREYAGKRGGKPSPQQADISARLIDLAHAGKRIVRLKGGDPFVFGRGGEEAATLAAAGVRFRVIPGVTAGLAGLAYAGIPATTRDTNPALVLATGHLADDNPGGLDWRVLGASDVPIVLYMGLSTLPAIAEKLLAAGRPPGTPAAIVTNATLPTQQVLVAPLNRIAAETKAAGLKSPALIAIGSIVALRDTLAPWQITL
- a CDS encoding cobyrinate a,c-diamide synthase codes for the protein MIPPGLLIAAPRSGAGKTTISLGIMRALTRQGVAVAPVKCGPDYIDPAFHTAACGRAGVNLDSWAMDDTQRAALATQALTGADLAVGEALMGLFDGVPGPIGRMGSSADIAASLGWPVVLVLDVSGQSQTAAAVALGFQRFDPRLQVAGVILNRLGSPRHERLIRAAMAPLGLPILGAVPRTASIALPERHLGLVQAGETADLAAKLDALADLAETHIDLAALRSLAAPTRAAAAPARAVRPPGQRIALAWDAAFSFLYPHLLMQWRAAGAEVLPFSPLADEPPPAHADCVWLPGGYPELHAGRLAQNAAFLTGLRRAADRGPVHGECGGYMVLGESLIDAAGVTHPMAGLLGLQSSFATRRMTLGYRRVTLSADGPLGAAGTRLRGHEFHYATVRDLGGDPPFATGEDAYGSPPQAMGSRRNRVSGSFFHVIAPE
- a CDS encoding GlcG/HbpS family heme-binding protein translates to MMTVSRLDLADAHLMLTAARARATAIGVPMCIAITDDCGQLIAFDRMDGGKVTSITIAIDKSFTASAAKKATHEYGSASQPGAPAYGIASAIGGRLMVVGGGLPVIVDGAVVGGIGVSSGTPAQDQDVAQAGIDAFLAAQK